From a single Myxococcota bacterium genomic region:
- the fdhD gene encoding formate dehydrogenase accessory sulfurtransferase FdhD — MASRPGTVQIDALGLRGAACEARVESLVVEEPLEIRLDGEPLAITMRTPGHDVELAAGFLVSEGVARDFGAIASIAHCDSEGNTVDARAEPGARGIVRPEPRAFVASSACGLCGKATLETLRTRAPALHGDATRVSAGTLLALPERLRAAQPLFRATGALHAAALFGPDGALWCAREDVGRHNAVDKVVGWAALEGRLPLHGTVLAISGRAGFEIAQKALVAGIPILAAVSGSTSLAVELARENGMTLAAFVRGESLALYAGAERVTFP; from the coding sequence ATGGCGAGCAGGCCGGGAACGGTCCAGATCGACGCGCTCGGGCTGCGCGGCGCGGCGTGCGAGGCGCGCGTCGAGTCTCTGGTGGTCGAGGAGCCGCTCGAGATCCGGCTCGACGGGGAGCCGCTCGCGATCACCATGCGCACGCCGGGCCACGACGTGGAGCTCGCCGCCGGCTTCCTGGTCAGCGAGGGCGTGGCGCGCGACTTCGGCGCGATCGCCTCGATCGCGCACTGTGACTCCGAGGGAAACACGGTCGACGCACGGGCCGAGCCGGGCGCGCGGGGCATCGTGCGGCCCGAGCCGCGCGCCTTCGTGGCCTCGTCGGCGTGCGGGCTGTGCGGCAAGGCCACGCTCGAGACACTGCGCACGCGCGCGCCCGCGCTGCACGGCGACGCGACGCGTGTCTCGGCCGGCACGCTCCTGGCGCTGCCCGAACGGCTGCGCGCCGCGCAGCCTTTGTTCCGCGCGACCGGCGCGCTGCACGCCGCGGCGCTGTTCGGCCCCGACGGCGCGCTCTGGTGCGCGCGCGAGGACGTGGGCCGCCACAACGCGGTGGACAAGGTCGTGGGCTGGGCGGCGCTCGAAGGCCGGCTGCCGCTGCACGGGACCGTGCTCGCGATCAGCGGGCGCGCGGGCTTCGAGATCGCGCAGAAGGCGCTCGTGGCCGGGATCCCCATCCTGGCCGCGGTGTCGGGCTCGACCAGCCTCGCGGTCGAGCTGGCGCGCGAGAACGGCATGACGCTCGCCGCCTTCGTGCGCGGCGAGTCACTCGCGCTCTACGCGGGCGCGGAGCGGGTCACGTTCCCGTGA
- a CDS encoding SRPBCC family protein, which produces MQIELTQHVAAPPDRVFAVYTDHAGWERWAGVKEVVLRQKGDPPPNGLGAIRVIRARGMAIEEEVTGFDPPRRMTYRLVAGAPVRDHEGVVRFEPDGAGTRVTWNVRFRPLVPGTGWLLRRVLEGGLRDVLARLARKLESKD; this is translated from the coding sequence ATGCAGATCGAGCTCACACAGCACGTGGCTGCGCCGCCGGACCGCGTCTTCGCCGTCTACACCGACCACGCGGGCTGGGAGCGCTGGGCCGGAGTCAAAGAGGTCGTGCTGCGCCAGAAGGGTGACCCGCCGCCGAACGGGCTGGGTGCGATCCGAGTGATTCGCGCGCGCGGCATGGCGATCGAGGAGGAGGTCACCGGCTTCGATCCACCCCGTCGCATGACCTACCGGCTGGTGGCCGGCGCGCCCGTGCGCGACCACGAGGGTGTCGTGCGCTTCGAGCCCGACGGCGCCGGGACGCGCGTGACCTGGAACGTGCGCTTCCGTCCGCTCGTGCCCGGCACCGGCTGGCTGCTGCGGCGCGTGCTCGAGGGCGGCCTGCGCGACGTTCTCGCCAGGCTCGCCCGTAAGCTCGAGTCCAAGGACTAA
- a CDS encoding 1-acyl-sn-glycerol-3-phosphate acyltransferase, producing MSDLVRLRPAPRANGLFAVPLVHAGGARPEPAPAGRVRIYLAPLESGLDLRVLLASLARAGLPTPRWVPATQGGVAPADLERAFLAGDPVLVPVSPPRSDSDRLARLLAFAQKAGVEADLVPVEVLWGPIERPPSLWNLPFGNPYDPPEWTRWLRLFRRGYARVVVGLPGTRSALESQSHAHGDKLALSAFVRVQAVKALSLAQRQVFGDRYKVPRLLVEQIIAEPAFQDRIAATGATAGLTRGESLDRSERALRELGTSHNLFAMEVFRRFTRWIVSLAYDPEIDVAEGELDKLRELGRRAPLVFVPSHKSNFDHLALYSLLFTSGFPPPHTAAGINMSFFPMSRILPGTGAYFLRRSFSDDPIYKESLRAFINSLVQHRFHQEFFIEGTRSRTGKLLPPRYGILNYVVDGARRHDIGEVLFVPVAIAYDQILELAEYVRQNLGDSKQAESFWFLVRQIRAARARKLGKVHMRFAEPISLREYLDRTTDEKLVVEKLAFRISNAINAVTPLTPASVACSVLVGAGRRALSQSEFETQAGRLIDYARERGIGMTAEVAAGARAVVETADRTLSASGVIERYDGGVEPVYHVADDGRHAASYYRNTAIHFLVNRAIADLAMRAAPTAPDRDMRGFALRLRELLKFEFFFAERDAFVREIERESALLGRERAAGLPPLLAARPRILLDFLESYWVVTETLRRLPAEGATPSAGVVRRCHEIGRQLLLQDRVQSEELFSNTNFGNALRLLENLGVAEQTPAGYRPGNADKLESLARDMELLIRLARD from the coding sequence GTGTCGGACCTGGTTCGGCTGCGCCCGGCCCCTCGTGCGAACGGTCTGTTCGCCGTGCCGCTCGTTCACGCCGGCGGCGCCCGCCCCGAGCCCGCCCCCGCCGGACGGGTCCGCATCTATCTCGCGCCGCTCGAGTCGGGCCTCGACCTGCGCGTGTTGCTGGCGAGCCTGGCGCGCGCCGGCCTGCCTACCCCGCGCTGGGTGCCGGCGACACAGGGTGGTGTCGCGCCCGCGGATCTGGAGCGCGCCTTCCTGGCCGGCGACCCGGTGCTGGTGCCGGTCTCGCCGCCGCGCAGCGACTCGGACCGCCTGGCGCGCCTGCTGGCGTTCGCCCAGAAGGCCGGGGTCGAGGCCGACCTGGTGCCCGTCGAGGTGCTGTGGGGGCCGATCGAGCGCCCGCCCTCGCTCTGGAACCTGCCCTTCGGCAACCCCTACGACCCGCCGGAGTGGACGCGCTGGCTCAGGCTCTTCCGGCGCGGCTACGCGCGCGTGGTGGTGGGGCTCCCGGGCACGCGCAGCGCGCTCGAGAGCCAGTCACACGCCCACGGCGACAAGCTCGCGCTCTCGGCCTTCGTGCGCGTGCAGGCGGTGAAGGCGCTCTCGCTGGCCCAGCGCCAGGTGTTCGGCGACCGCTACAAGGTGCCGCGGCTCTTGGTCGAGCAGATCATCGCCGAGCCGGCGTTCCAGGACCGCATCGCCGCCACGGGCGCGACCGCGGGGCTCACGCGCGGCGAGTCACTCGACCGCTCGGAGCGCGCGCTGCGCGAGCTCGGCACGAGTCACAATCTGTTCGCCATGGAGGTGTTCCGGCGCTTCACGCGCTGGATCGTCTCGCTGGCCTACGACCCCGAGATCGACGTGGCCGAAGGCGAGCTCGACAAGCTGCGCGAGCTGGGCCGCCGGGCGCCGCTGGTGTTCGTGCCCTCGCACAAGTCGAACTTCGACCACCTGGCGCTGTACTCGCTCTTGTTCACGTCGGGTTTCCCGCCGCCGCACACCGCTGCGGGCATCAACATGTCGTTCTTCCCCATGAGCCGGATCCTGCCCGGCACCGGCGCCTACTTCCTGCGCCGCAGCTTCTCCGACGACCCGATCTACAAGGAGTCACTGCGCGCGTTCATCAACTCTCTGGTGCAGCACCGCTTCCACCAGGAGTTCTTCATCGAGGGCACGCGCTCGCGCACGGGCAAGCTCCTGCCGCCGCGCTACGGGATCCTGAACTACGTGGTCGATGGCGCGCGCCGGCACGACATCGGCGAGGTGCTGTTCGTGCCGGTCGCGATCGCCTACGACCAGATCCTCGAGCTGGCGGAATACGTGCGCCAGAACCTGGGCGATTCGAAGCAGGCCGAGAGCTTCTGGTTCCTGGTGCGCCAGATCCGCGCGGCGCGCGCGCGCAAGCTGGGCAAGGTCCACATGCGCTTCGCCGAGCCGATCTCGCTGCGCGAGTATCTCGACCGCACCACCGACGAGAAGCTGGTGGTCGAGAAGCTCGCGTTCCGCATCTCGAACGCGATCAACGCCGTGACTCCCCTGACTCCCGCCTCGGTGGCGTGCTCGGTGCTGGTGGGCGCGGGCCGCCGCGCGCTCAGCCAGAGCGAGTTCGAGACCCAGGCCGGCAGGCTCATCGACTACGCGCGCGAGCGCGGCATCGGCATGACCGCCGAGGTGGCCGCGGGCGCGCGCGCGGTGGTCGAGACCGCGGACCGCACGCTCTCGGCCTCGGGAGTCATCGAGCGCTACGACGGCGGCGTCGAGCCCGTGTACCACGTCGCCGACGACGGCCGCCACGCGGCCTCGTACTACCGCAACACCGCGATCCACTTCCTGGTGAACCGCGCGATCGCCGATCTGGCCATGCGCGCCGCGCCGACCGCGCCCGACCGCGACATGCGCGGCTTCGCTCTCCGCTTGCGCGAGCTGCTCAAGTTCGAGTTCTTCTTCGCGGAGCGCGACGCCTTCGTGCGCGAGATCGAGCGCGAGTCCGCGCTGCTCGGGCGCGAGCGCGCTGCCGGCCTGCCGCCCTTGCTCGCCGCGCGGCCCCGCATCCTGCTCGACTTCCTCGAGAGCTACTGGGTCGTGACCGAGACCCTGCGCCGCCTGCCCGCAGAGGGCGCGACGCCCTCGGCCGGCGTGGTGCGGCGCTGCCACGAGATCGGCCGCCAGCTCCTGCTCCAGGACCGGGTCCAGTCCGAAGAGCTGTTCTCGAACACGAACTTCGGAAACGCGCTGCGCCTGCTCGAGAACCTGGGCGTGGCCGAGCAGACGCCGGCCGGCTACCGCCCGGGCAACGCCGACAAGCTCGAGTCACTGGCCCGCGACATGGAGCTCCTGATCCGGCTGGCGCGCGACTGA
- a CDS encoding ATP-binding protein, whose amino-acid sequence MVAAITPVALFMLGTGAVLYKVARTQLERGVHAKLDTIAAFLTQSARAGLESDSPAAVRESVLSALADRDVVHVSVYDRKGQLLASEGDPSIAPLFPEERLNFPDDRRQRGLSKSLQELLVPVHYPGPQAVTMRPDGLIRIVISTSRSMAEYRELLASSSVVLAAALVVGIGIAVALWQNLLRGIHLLGATVKRVGAGDLGAQVPELGVGELGELGRSFNDMTRQLSRVHGELETHRATLEQKVAERTIELEAARNEAQRANQSKSAFLANMSHEIRTPMTAILGYADLLLDDEMQLGEEARRLLEIVRRNGGHLLDVLNDILDLSKIEANRVEVELIPMSVVHIVSEIASLMRVRADEKGIALEVAFDSPVPSQVLSDPTRVRQGVVNLLGNAIKFTERGFVRLRVTYDPATEMARIEVKDTGIGIAPEKRESLFRAFEQADSSITRRFGGTGLGLAITKRIAVLLGGDCTVESEAGAGSTFTLTVRAQPTPGSRMLQVVGEAELHGDTRRPSGAAEPIQARILLAEDGPDNQRLISMMLRKAGAEVVVVENGQMALERTEIETFDLVLMDMAMPVMDGYTAARNLRARGNRVPIVALTAHALAGEREKCLAAGCNAYLTKPIDRYDLLASIRALLDARAKQAD is encoded by the coding sequence GTGGTCGCGGCGATCACGCCGGTCGCGCTGTTCATGCTGGGCACCGGCGCCGTGCTCTACAAGGTCGCGCGCACTCAGCTCGAGCGCGGCGTGCACGCCAAGCTCGACACGATCGCGGCGTTTCTCACTCAGTCGGCGCGCGCCGGCCTGGAGAGCGACTCGCCGGCCGCGGTCCGCGAGTCAGTCCTGTCGGCGCTGGCCGACCGCGACGTGGTGCACGTATCGGTCTACGACCGCAAGGGCCAGTTACTGGCGTCGGAGGGCGACCCGTCGATCGCGCCGCTCTTCCCCGAAGAGCGCTTGAACTTCCCCGACGACCGCCGCCAGCGCGGGCTGAGCAAGAGCCTGCAGGAGCTGCTGGTGCCGGTGCACTACCCGGGTCCGCAGGCGGTCACGATGCGCCCCGACGGGCTGATCCGGATCGTGATCTCGACCTCGCGCAGCATGGCCGAGTACCGCGAGCTCCTGGCCTCGAGCTCGGTGGTGCTGGCCGCCGCGCTGGTCGTGGGCATCGGCATCGCGGTGGCGCTGTGGCAGAACCTGCTGCGCGGCATTCACTTGCTGGGCGCGACCGTGAAGCGGGTCGGCGCCGGCGACCTGGGCGCGCAGGTGCCCGAGCTGGGCGTGGGGGAGCTCGGCGAGCTGGGCCGCTCGTTCAACGACATGACCCGCCAGCTCTCGCGCGTGCACGGCGAGCTCGAGACGCACCGGGCCACGCTCGAGCAGAAGGTCGCCGAGCGCACGATCGAGCTCGAGGCGGCGCGCAACGAGGCGCAGCGCGCCAACCAGTCGAAGAGCGCGTTCCTCGCCAACATGAGTCACGAGATCCGCACGCCCATGACCGCGATCCTCGGCTACGCGGACCTCCTGCTCGACGACGAGATGCAGCTCGGCGAGGAGGCGCGCCGGCTGCTCGAGATCGTGCGCCGCAACGGCGGGCACCTGCTCGACGTGCTGAACGACATCCTCGACCTGTCGAAGATCGAGGCGAACCGGGTCGAGGTCGAGCTGATCCCGATGAGCGTGGTGCACATCGTCTCGGAGATCGCGTCGCTCATGCGCGTGCGCGCCGATGAGAAGGGCATCGCGCTGGAAGTCGCCTTCGACTCACCCGTGCCCTCGCAGGTGCTCTCCGACCCGACGCGCGTGCGCCAGGGCGTGGTGAACCTGCTGGGCAACGCGATCAAGTTCACCGAGCGCGGCTTCGTGCGCCTGCGCGTGACCTACGACCCCGCGACCGAGATGGCGCGCATCGAGGTGAAGGACACCGGCATCGGCATAGCGCCCGAGAAGCGCGAGTCACTCTTCCGCGCCTTCGAGCAGGCCGACAGCTCGATCACGCGCCGCTTCGGCGGCACCGGCCTGGGGCTCGCGATCACCAAGCGCATTGCCGTGCTGCTGGGCGGTGACTGCACGGTGGAGAGCGAGGCGGGCGCGGGCAGCACGTTCACGCTCACCGTGCGCGCCCAGCCGACGCCGGGCTCGCGCATGCTGCAGGTGGTCGGCGAGGCCGAGCTGCACGGCGACACGCGCCGGCCGTCGGGCGCGGCGGAGCCGATCCAGGCGCGCATCCTCCTGGCCGAGGACGGCCCCGACAACCAGCGCCTGATCTCGATGATGCTGCGCAAGGCGGGCGCCGAGGTGGTGGTGGTCGAGAACGGCCAGATGGCGCTCGAGCGCACCGAGATCGAGACCTTCGACCTGGTGCTCATGGACATGGCCATGCCGGTCATGGACGGCTACACCGCGGCGCGTAACCTGCGCGCGCGCGGCAACCGCGTGCCGATCGTGGCGCTCACGGCGCACGCGCTGGCCGGCGAGCGCGAGAAGTGTCTCGCGGCGGGCTGCAACGCCTATCTCACCAAGCCGATCGACCGCTACGACCTGCTGGCGTCGATCCGGGCGCTGCTCGACGCGCGCGCGAAGCAGGCCGACTAG
- a CDS encoding oligosaccharide flippase family protein, with protein MGFFRNAASVFATSAIALPISVVTNVVVARWLSVPDRGLYAELTNFSFVFYLLTQLGWGDAVIYRVRGHGVPPRRAFATGLFANGAVALGAFALCVAFREPLSHQFLGGASPKAFWLAAATGPLLVLGDLLRGVARALDRFDLHNQFGLLQSAAILGGLLIALPLAGGALEAALSSWCLVQVFLVAYFGARVAALAGFEWRLDLHEAAASIAFGGAMYFQYLLIQLHERADVLLLGALGTPSFDVALYATAVSVISPLRLVPGAIGTALLPELSGVSAREAAEFTAAVVRTSALVMLAIALGLAAVGALAIPLLFGARYAPAVTPFLILLPGLTAVTVSRLLQRYFAAVGRPRALWGIGALALGANVGLNLVLIPRAGILGAATAGLCSTTLEAVATVWYFSSESGQRVRDTLLMRGADFARIRSRLR; from the coding sequence GTGGGGTTCTTCCGGAACGCGGCCTCGGTGTTCGCGACCAGCGCGATCGCGCTCCCGATCAGCGTGGTCACCAACGTGGTGGTGGCGCGCTGGCTGTCGGTGCCGGACCGCGGCCTGTACGCGGAGCTCACGAACTTCTCGTTCGTGTTCTACCTGCTGACCCAGCTCGGCTGGGGCGACGCGGTGATCTACCGGGTGCGCGGTCACGGCGTGCCGCCGCGGCGCGCCTTCGCCACGGGCCTGTTCGCGAACGGCGCGGTCGCGCTGGGGGCGTTCGCGCTGTGTGTGGCGTTCCGCGAGCCACTGTCGCACCAGTTTCTGGGCGGCGCCTCGCCGAAGGCGTTCTGGCTCGCGGCCGCGACCGGGCCGCTGCTCGTGCTGGGTGACTTGCTGCGCGGCGTCGCGCGCGCGCTCGACCGCTTCGACCTGCACAACCAGTTCGGGCTCTTGCAGTCGGCCGCGATCCTGGGCGGGCTCTTGATCGCCCTGCCGCTCGCGGGCGGCGCGCTCGAGGCGGCGCTCAGCTCGTGGTGTCTGGTGCAGGTCTTCCTCGTGGCCTACTTCGGCGCGCGCGTGGCGGCGCTCGCGGGCTTCGAGTGGCGGCTCGACCTGCACGAGGCGGCGGCCAGCATCGCCTTCGGCGGCGCGATGTACTTCCAGTATCTCCTGATCCAGCTGCACGAGCGCGCCGACGTGCTGCTGCTCGGGGCGCTGGGCACGCCGAGCTTCGACGTGGCGCTCTACGCGACCGCGGTATCGGTGATCTCGCCGCTGCGGCTCGTGCCCGGGGCGATCGGCACTGCGCTCCTGCCGGAGCTCTCGGGCGTGAGCGCGCGCGAGGCCGCGGAGTTCACGGCCGCGGTCGTGCGGACCTCGGCGCTGGTCATGCTGGCGATCGCGCTGGGGCTGGCGGCGGTGGGCGCGCTCGCGATCCCGCTCCTGTTCGGCGCCCGCTACGCGCCGGCAGTGACTCCGTTCCTGATCCTCCTGCCGGGACTCACCGCGGTGACGGTGTCGCGGCTCTTGCAGCGCTACTTCGCGGCCGTGGGACGGCCGCGCGCACTGTGGGGCATCGGCGCGCTGGCGCTCGGCGCGAACGTGGGCTTGAACCTGGTGCTGATCCCGCGCGCGGGCATCCTGGGCGCGGCCACGGCCGGCCTGTGCTCGACCACGCTCGAGGCGGTCGCCACGGTCTGGTACTTCAGCTCGGAGTCGGGCCAGCGCGTGCGCGACACGCTGCTCATGCGCGGCGCCGACTTCGCGCGCATCCGCTCGCGGCTGCGCTAG